The following are encoded together in the Kineosporiaceae bacterium genome:
- a CDS encoding DUF4405 domain-containing protein, producing the protein MRVSDVEDREAESGETPRSGREARRKYWVDLALFAAWMVAAVPGATGVPLHEWIAVGIIAVLLTHVVMHWTWVVRHLSRLRVRTQNQLSRLVDLAMWTLATSVMLSGLVISEAALPALGIDVQQTTLWMRVHSLSSMLLLVVLAVHVLSHLDWVLAQTRALIRRGR; encoded by the coding sequence ATGAGGGTGAGTGACGTCGAGGACCGCGAGGCCGAATCGGGCGAGACGCCGCGGTCGGGCCGAGAGGCCCGCCGCAAGTACTGGGTCGATCTCGCCCTCTTCGCCGCGTGGATGGTGGCAGCCGTCCCCGGGGCGACCGGGGTGCCGCTGCACGAGTGGATCGCGGTGGGCATCATCGCCGTGCTGCTCACCCACGTGGTCATGCACTGGACCTGGGTGGTGCGCCACCTGAGCCGGTTGCGGGTCCGCACCCAGAATCAGCTCAGCCGATTGGTGGATCTGGCGATGTGGACGCTGGCCACCTCCGTAATGCTCTCGGGGCTGGTGATCAGCGAGGCGGCGCTGCCGGCCCTGGGGATCGACGTCCAGCAGACGACCCTGTGGATGCGGGTGCACTCGTTGTCCTCGATGTTGTTGCTGGTAGTGCTCGCCGTGCACGTGCTCTCGCACCTGGACTGGGTGCTCGCGCAGACCCGCGCCCTGATCCGGCGGGGGCGATGA
- a CDS encoding NADH-quinone oxidoreductase subunit C — MGAAVTRPVLRSDLVAAADALLRAGHRLAAITGHHDDTGLRVAYTFTRAGHVEELVVSMPLDDARVPSIAALSYPAGRFEREVHDMFGIEPVGHPLPQRLVLHGHWPQGWHPMRHDEPVPPDFTEDVGSFPFLEVEGTGVYEIPVGPVHAGLIEPGHFRFSVVGETILRMKARLWFVHRGVEKLFEGEPVEAAIPLAERISGDTAVGHALALLTAIEDAAGLTVDDEARRVRAVLLELERMYNHVADLGALATDVGFGIAGVHAQRLRERLLRLNRTITGHRLLRGGLFLGGARLLALPSVAEIASVASEIEQLADVTLGQTVVLDRFTATAVLTREQAEQLGTLGCVARASGLDADARRDHPIADLGPRFEVVTEHGGDVLARYRVRRREAAVSAAVITDLLGELASSGSGASAGGPQAVPAVAERLGPPRSGVGLVEGWRGTICHRVELRPDGRLSRVRIVDPSFLNWPALPVALADTIVPDFPLANKSFNQSYAGNDL; from the coding sequence ATGGGCGCCGCCGTGACCCGTCCGGTGCTGCGCTCGGACCTGGTGGCCGCGGCCGACGCGCTGCTGCGGGCCGGTCATCGGCTCGCGGCGATCACCGGTCACCACGATGACACCGGGCTCCGCGTGGCGTACACGTTCACCCGGGCGGGGCACGTCGAGGAGCTGGTGGTCTCGATGCCGCTGGACGATGCCCGGGTGCCCTCGATCGCCGCGCTGTCCTACCCGGCCGGCCGGTTCGAGCGCGAGGTGCACGACATGTTCGGCATCGAGCCGGTCGGGCATCCGCTGCCGCAGCGCCTGGTCCTGCACGGGCACTGGCCGCAGGGCTGGCACCCGATGCGGCACGACGAGCCGGTGCCGCCCGACTTCACCGAGGACGTCGGGTCGTTCCCGTTTCTCGAGGTCGAGGGCACCGGGGTCTACGAGATCCCGGTCGGTCCGGTGCACGCCGGCCTGATCGAACCCGGGCACTTCCGGTTCTCGGTCGTCGGCGAGACCATCCTGCGCATGAAGGCGCGGCTGTGGTTCGTGCACCGCGGCGTCGAGAAGCTGTTCGAGGGCGAGCCGGTGGAGGCCGCGATCCCGCTGGCCGAGCGGATCAGCGGTGACACCGCGGTCGGGCATGCTCTGGCCCTGCTCACCGCGATCGAGGACGCCGCGGGTCTGACGGTGGACGACGAGGCGCGTCGGGTGCGTGCCGTGCTGCTCGAACTCGAGCGGATGTACAACCACGTCGCCGACCTGGGGGCGCTGGCCACCGACGTCGGGTTCGGCATCGCCGGGGTGCATGCCCAGCGGCTGCGGGAGCGGTTGCTGCGGCTCAACCGCACGATCACCGGGCACCGGCTGCTGCGTGGTGGGCTGTTCCTGGGTGGTGCGCGGCTGCTCGCCCTGCCGTCGGTCGCCGAGATCGCCTCCGTCGCAAGCGAGATCGAACAGCTGGCCGACGTCACCCTGGGGCAGACGGTGGTGCTCGACCGGTTCACCGCCACGGCGGTGCTGACCCGTGAGCAGGCCGAACAGTTGGGCACCCTGGGCTGTGTGGCCCGGGCCAGTGGGCTGGACGCCGATGCCCGGCGCGACCACCCGATCGCCGACCTCGGGCCACGGTTCGAGGTGGTCACCGAGCACGGTGGTGATGTGCTGGCGCGCTACCGGGTGCGGCGACGCGAGGCCGCGGTGAGCGCCGCAGTGATCACCGATCTGCTGGGTGAGCTCGCGTCGTCCGGGTCGGGTGCGTCGGCGGGCGGGCCGCAGGCCGTTCCCGCCGTGGCCGAGCGCCTCGGTCCACCCCGCTCGGGGGTGGGACTGGTCGAGGGTTGGCGCGGCACGATCTGTCACCGGGTCGAGCTGCGGCCCGACGGTCGGTTGAGCCGGGTGCGGATCGTGGACCCCTCGTTCCTGAACTGGCCCGCCCTCCCGGTCGCCCTGGCCGACACGATCGTTCCCGACTTCCCGTTGGCCAACAAGAGCTTCAACCAGTCCTACGCCGGCAACGACCTCTGA
- a CDS encoding hydrogenase 4 subunit B, with protein MVAGLLAPAPHRSRLTGAVTAVTATVGLVTGIAAMAGTTGALTLPASLPLGELVFAPDRLGGLFMAVAGGVGMLASVFGIGYAHGPAASATAWTAFAAFLPAVQLVPAAADVMSFLLVWEAMAIASTVLLLADHAHRPEVLSATRWYAVMTHLGFLCLVGGFAVLATARESTSLASIAGADAGSTAGRVALVLLTVGFAAKAGLVPVHVWLPRAHPEAPSHVSAVMSAAMVATGIYGLVLIAVRLVPAAPQWWGIVLVALGIASAVHGILQASVATDLKRLLGYSTTENSGLMTIALGASVLLHAEGEPGAGDVALVACLLLVVSHAAFKTTLFLGAGSVVHATGERDLDRLGGLWRSMPWTGSAMALAGLGAAALPVTAGFVSEWVLLQAIIHGGPQQGLQPGADPSRVVAVMLPLALAAVALTAGLALLTFVKAVGVAFLARPRSAAARDAREGTPSMIAAMVAGALVLVGLGFFAGPLAVAVAASVGAEGIVATPTAGILLTGFGASIEPVRLSGAVVVITTAVAGLAWVLERRQARRRTALPWGCGGVRLSPRMQYTATSYAEPLVRVFAEELRPSRDVAVTHTDESRFVVARVEFRQQLGDPVEPLLYRPVQRGMNRLAERARGIQNGSIHRYLTYSFVALVAVLAAVSR; from the coding sequence ATGGTGGCTGGTCTGCTCGCTCCCGCACCGCACCGCTCGCGCCTGACCGGGGCGGTCACCGCGGTGACGGCCACCGTCGGACTGGTCACCGGCATCGCCGCGATGGCCGGCACCACCGGGGCACTGACCCTGCCGGCGTCGCTACCGCTGGGTGAGCTGGTCTTCGCCCCGGATCGACTCGGTGGCCTGTTCATGGCCGTCGCCGGCGGGGTGGGGATGCTCGCCTCGGTCTTCGGCATCGGGTATGCCCACGGCCCGGCCGCCTCGGCCACGGCATGGACGGCGTTCGCCGCCTTCCTGCCCGCGGTGCAGTTGGTCCCGGCGGCGGCCGACGTGATGTCGTTCCTGCTGGTCTGGGAGGCGATGGCCATCGCCTCCACGGTGCTGCTGCTGGCCGACCACGCTCACCGCCCCGAGGTGCTGTCCGCGACCCGGTGGTATGCGGTGATGACCCACCTCGGCTTCCTCTGTCTGGTGGGTGGGTTCGCCGTCCTCGCCACGGCCCGCGAGAGCACCTCTCTGGCGAGTATCGCCGGGGCCGATGCCGGATCGACAGCGGGTCGGGTGGCCCTGGTGCTGCTGACCGTCGGCTTCGCGGCCAAGGCCGGCCTGGTGCCGGTCCACGTCTGGTTGCCCCGGGCGCACCCCGAGGCGCCGAGTCATGTCTCCGCGGTGATGAGCGCGGCCATGGTCGCCACCGGCATCTACGGCCTGGTGCTGATCGCCGTCCGGCTGGTGCCGGCCGCCCCGCAGTGGTGGGGGATCGTGCTGGTTGCCCTCGGCATCGCCTCGGCCGTGCACGGCATCCTGCAGGCCTCGGTGGCCACCGATCTGAAGCGGCTGCTCGGCTACTCCACCACCGAGAACAGCGGATTGATGACCATCGCGCTCGGCGCCTCGGTGTTGCTGCACGCCGAGGGTGAGCCAGGCGCGGGGGACGTCGCCCTCGTCGCCTGCCTGCTGCTCGTGGTCAGCCATGCAGCCTTCAAGACCACGCTGTTCCTCGGCGCCGGATCAGTGGTGCACGCCACCGGAGAACGCGATCTGGACCGGCTCGGCGGCCTGTGGCGGTCGATGCCGTGGACCGGTTCGGCCATGGCGCTGGCCGGCCTCGGTGCGGCGGCGCTGCCGGTCACGGCGGGATTCGTCAGCGAGTGGGTGCTTCTGCAGGCGATCATTCACGGCGGTCCCCAGCAGGGGCTGCAGCCGGGGGCGGACCCGTCCCGGGTCGTCGCGGTGATGCTGCCGCTGGCGTTGGCCGCCGTGGCGCTCACGGCCGGCCTGGCGCTGCTCACCTTCGTCAAGGCGGTCGGGGTGGCCTTCCTGGCTCGACCCCGCAGTGCGGCGGCGCGTGATGCCCGGGAGGGAACGCCGTCCATGATCGCCGCCATGGTGGCCGGCGCCCTGGTGCTGGTGGGGCTGGGGTTCTTCGCCGGCCCGCTCGCGGTGGCCGTTGCGGCCAGCGTCGGGGCCGAGGGCATCGTGGCCACCCCGACGGCGGGCATCCTGCTCACCGGGTTCGGCGCCAGCATCGAACCGGTGCGGCTGTCCGGGGCCGTGGTGGTGATCACCACAGCGGTGGCCGGGCTGGCCTGGGTCCTCGAGCGGCGTCAGGCCCGGCGCCGGACGGCGCTGCCATGGGGCTGTGGCGGGGTGCGGCTCAGCCCGCGGATGCAGTACACCGCGACCTCCTACGCCGAGCCGTTGGTCCGCGTGTTCGCCGAGGAGCTGCGTCCCAGCCGCGATGTCGCGGTGACCCACACCGATGAGTCGCGGTTCGTCGTGGCACGGGTGGAGTTTCGCCAACAGCTCGGCGACCCTGTCGAACCCCTGCTCTACCGGCCCGTGCAGCGTGGGATGAACCGGCTGGCAGAGCGCGCCCGGGGGATTCAGAACGGCAGCATCCACCGCTATCTCACGTACTCGTTCGTGGCCTTGGTCGCGGTGCTGGCGGCGGTGTCGCGATGA
- a CDS encoding NADH-quinone oxidoreductase subunit H: MSTWLSSVASVLFQLVVTIAIAPVVVGITRQARARLEGRAGGGLLQPWRDLRKWLLKQPVQAEGTSLLQVAAPVVLLSTSLMVCAQIPLVGSVALPGLPGDLFVVVSVLLVGTIALAVLGLDSGTAFGGMGSSRHMMIAALVEPTVLVAVFAVSIPAGSSALSSIMNHRLAAPSSIVSPASLMAVVALAIAVLAETGRLPIDNPATHLELTMVHEAMLLESSGRDLAWAELGSWLRLSALLGLVANLLVPWGLATTASVGALLVGALALVVKLCLAAAALGAGEVFVAKVRLFRVPELLAGSFVLAFLAVTTSYLVAA, encoded by the coding sequence ATGAGCACGTGGCTGAGCTCGGTGGCCTCGGTGCTGTTTCAGCTCGTGGTGACGATCGCCATTGCGCCGGTGGTGGTCGGCATCACGCGCCAGGCGCGGGCCCGGCTCGAGGGGCGGGCCGGTGGCGGCCTGTTGCAGCCATGGCGGGATCTGCGCAAATGGCTTCTGAAACAACCGGTTCAGGCCGAAGGAACCAGCCTGCTGCAGGTGGCGGCGCCGGTGGTGCTGCTCTCGACCAGCCTCATGGTGTGCGCCCAGATCCCGCTGGTCGGCTCGGTCGCCCTGCCCGGTCTGCCGGGCGACCTGTTCGTGGTGGTCTCGGTGTTGCTGGTGGGCACCATCGCGTTGGCGGTGCTCGGTCTCGACTCCGGGACCGCCTTCGGGGGTATGGGGTCCAGCCGGCACATGATGATCGCGGCTCTGGTCGAGCCGACGGTGCTGGTGGCCGTGTTCGCCGTGTCGATCCCGGCCGGCAGTTCGGCGCTGTCGTCGATCATGAACCACCGGCTCGCCGCGCCGTCGTCCATCGTCTCGCCGGCGAGCCTGATGGCGGTGGTGGCGTTGGCGATCGCGGTGCTCGCCGAGACCGGCCGGTTGCCGATCGACAACCCGGCCACCCACTTGGAGCTGACCATGGTGCACGAGGCCATGCTGCTCGAGTCGTCCGGCCGCGACCTGGCCTGGGCCGAACTCGGGTCGTGGCTGCGCTTGTCCGCGTTGCTCGGGCTGGTGGCGAATCTGCTGGTGCCCTGGGGGTTGGCCACCACCGCCTCGGTCGGGGCGTTGCTGGTCGGTGCACTCGCGTTGGTGGTCAAGCTGTGCCTGGCCGCTGCCGCCCTGGGCGCGGGCGAGGTGTTCGTGGCCAAGGTGCGGCTCTTCCGGGTGCCCGAACTGCTGGCCGGATCCTTCGTCCTGGCCTTCCTGGCCGTGACCACGTCGTATCTGGTGGCCGCATGA
- a CDS encoding hydrogenase, translating into MAAVLLLALLVPAATAGAAALGRWPVVTRFAGVIASAGALGCGLALIAWTAGAATGGQRSVQPVAVVALAGLLRADALSAFMLTVIGAVGLTATWAGLSADDAPRERSYSTLIALFLSAMSLAVLADNLGVLWVAVEFTTIATAFLVGHHRTRGSIEAAWKYVMLGSVGIAIAFLGIVLLYAATRANGSPTLSWLELSAGPAGLDVDLVRAATALAVLGFATKAGLAPMHSWLPDAHSQAPAPVSGLMSGVLLAVAFYAILRIRVIADAVIGPGFMRGLLTVGALASLAVAALLILRQRDYKRMLAYSSIEHMGLLALGAAVGGPLATAAVLLHVLGHGLTKAVVFVLSGRILAVTGSTRIDAVRGLLQTRPRIAVPFLAGMAALLGFPPFSLFFSEVGILLAAWRAGMSLVTGAVLVLLLVVFVGLVQAVVAMTLGPAPDATETAATEAAAAEDVSSHGSGVGPRAPIAIALGVCVLAGIAFDPTDGAIARAVAALVGG; encoded by the coding sequence ATGGCCGCCGTGCTGCTCCTGGCCCTGCTGGTGCCGGCCGCCACGGCGGGCGCCGCAGCACTCGGCCGCTGGCCGGTGGTGACCCGGTTCGCCGGCGTGATCGCCAGCGCCGGCGCGCTCGGGTGCGGCCTGGCGTTGATCGCCTGGACCGCCGGGGCCGCCACGGGTGGGCAACGGTCGGTGCAGCCGGTGGCCGTCGTGGCCCTGGCTGGTCTGCTGCGGGCCGATGCCCTGTCGGCGTTCATGCTCACGGTGATCGGGGCGGTCGGACTCACCGCCACCTGGGCCGGGCTGAGCGCGGACGACGCCCCGCGGGAACGGTCGTACTCGACGCTGATCGCCTTGTTCCTGAGCGCGATGTCGCTGGCCGTGTTGGCCGACAACCTCGGCGTGCTCTGGGTCGCGGTCGAGTTCACCACCATCGCCACCGCCTTCCTGGTGGGTCATCACCGCACCCGCGGCTCGATCGAGGCCGCCTGGAAGTACGTCATGCTCGGCTCGGTCGGCATCGCCATCGCCTTTCTCGGCATCGTGCTGCTCTATGCCGCCACCCGGGCCAACGGCAGCCCCACGCTGTCCTGGCTCGAGCTGAGTGCCGGCCCGGCCGGGCTGGACGTCGACCTGGTGCGTGCGGCGACAGCCCTCGCCGTCCTGGGATTCGCCACCAAGGCCGGACTCGCGCCGATGCACAGCTGGCTGCCGGACGCCCACAGCCAGGCGCCGGCGCCGGTGTCGGGACTGATGTCGGGCGTGCTGCTCGCCGTGGCGTTCTACGCCATCCTGCGGATCCGGGTCATCGCGGATGCCGTGATCGGTCCGGGGTTCATGCGGGGCCTGCTCACGGTGGGGGCGCTGGCCTCGCTGGCCGTCGCCGCCCTGTTGATCCTGCGACAGCGGGACTACAAGCGCATGCTGGCCTACTCGAGCATCGAACACATGGGCCTGCTCGCCCTGGGTGCTGCCGTCGGCGGGCCGCTGGCCACGGCGGCGGTGCTGTTGCACGTGCTGGGGCACGGGCTCACCAAGGCCGTGGTGTTCGTGCTCTCGGGCCGAATCCTGGCGGTGACGGGGTCGACCCGGATCGACGCGGTGCGTGGCCTGCTGCAGACCCGGCCCCGGATCGCCGTCCCCTTCCTGGCCGGCATGGCTGCGCTGCTGGGTTTCCCGCCGTTCTCGCTGTTCTTCTCCGAGGTGGGCATCCTGCTGGCGGCGTGGCGGGCGGGCATGTCCCTGGTGACCGGGGCGGTGTTGGTGTTGTTGTTGGTGGTGTTCGTCGGGCTGGTGCAGGCGGTGGTGGCGATGACGCTGGGGCCGGCCCCTGATGCGACCGAAACCGCTGCGACCGAAGCCGCCGCGGCAGAGGATGTCTCGAGCCATGGCAGCGGCGTGGGGCCTCGTGCTCCGATCGCCATCGCGCTCGGGGTGTGTGTCCTGGCAGGGATCGCGTTCGACCCCACCGATGGGGCCATCGCCCGTGCCGTGGCGGCCCTGGTGGGTGGCTGA
- a CDS encoding histidine phosphatase family protein encodes MRTLLVLRHAQTEATRPGSTDHARRLTAAGLAEAAAVGDHLRSTGTGVGLALCSSATRAQQTLAALGVDCPTEITGELYNAGGDRILAALREVPDDVRGVIVVAHAPGLPGLVYELADPETSDPQALAVLETQFPPATLATLQLTDDWAHLRQATLTELRLP; translated from the coding sequence GTGCGAACCCTGCTGGTGCTGCGTCACGCTCAGACCGAGGCCACCCGCCCCGGCTCGACCGATCACGCCCGCCGGCTGACCGCTGCCGGTCTGGCCGAGGCTGCCGCGGTGGGTGACCACCTGCGCAGCACCGGCACCGGCGTCGGGCTGGCGCTGTGTTCCTCGGCGACCCGGGCGCAGCAGACCCTGGCCGCGCTGGGAGTGGACTGCCCCACCGAGATCACCGGCGAGCTCTACAACGCCGGCGGCGACCGGATCCTGGCGGCGTTGCGCGAGGTGCCGGACGACGTCCGCGGCGTGATCGTGGTCGCTCACGCCCCCGGGTTGCCGGGGCTCGTGTACGAACTGGCCGACCCGGAGACGTCCGATCCGCAGGCTCTTGCCGTATTGGAAACACAGTTCCCGCCGGCCACCCTGGCGACATTGCAGCTGACCGATGACTGGGCTCACCTGCGACAGGCCACACTCACCGAGTTGCGCCTGCCGTGA
- a CDS encoding deoxyribodipyrimidine photo-lyase, with translation MTTTVMWLRRDLRLSDHPALLAAAGPDDDRARVVLLFVVDPALWDPAGATRRAWLVRSLRALSVATGGALLIRHGDPVEVVPAVAREAGATSVHITADAGPYGRRRDTAVARALHADDVRLVATGTPYAIGPGTLLTGGGTPFQVFTPFRTAWLNHGWPGPAPRPAQVSWHRLDGEDLPPEPDLGGAVLPEVGEQVARRLWESFLENGLRDYADRRDLPGVAGTSALSGHLKYGEIHPRTLLADLAGHPSAGAEMFRSELCWREFYADVLWHHPDSARSYLRPAYARMQYDDPDDPAAGETAQRLQAWSTGRTGFPFVDAGMRQLLAEGWMHNRVRMVVASFLVKHLHIEWQHGARHFMRHLRDGDLASNSHGWQWTAGSGTDAAPYFRIFNPVTQGLRFDPDGTYVRRYVPELAHLDGARAHEPWRYPEGHTQGYPPRLIDLADERAEALARLAALKESR, from the coding sequence GTGACCACCACGGTGATGTGGCTGCGCCGCGACCTGCGGCTGAGCGACCATCCGGCGCTCCTGGCCGCGGCCGGTCCGGACGACGACCGCGCACGCGTCGTCCTGCTGTTCGTGGTCGACCCCGCGCTGTGGGATCCCGCGGGAGCGACTCGGAGGGCCTGGCTGGTGCGCTCGCTGCGTGCGCTGTCGGTGGCCACCGGCGGGGCGCTGCTGATCCGCCACGGCGATCCGGTCGAGGTCGTGCCGGCCGTCGCCCGCGAGGCCGGCGCCACCAGCGTGCACATCACCGCGGACGCCGGCCCCTACGGACGCCGTCGGGACACCGCGGTGGCCCGGGCCCTGCACGCGGACGACGTCCGGCTGGTGGCGACCGGGACGCCGTATGCGATCGGCCCGGGCACCCTGCTCACCGGCGGCGGGACCCCGTTCCAGGTGTTCACCCCGTTCCGGACCGCCTGGCTGAACCACGGCTGGCCCGGCCCCGCCCCCCGGCCCGCGCAGGTGTCCTGGCATCGGCTCGACGGCGAGGACCTACCGCCCGAACCCGACCTGGGCGGCGCCGTCCTGCCCGAGGTCGGCGAGCAGGTCGCCCGGCGACTGTGGGAGTCGTTTCTCGAGAACGGGTTACGTGACTACGCCGATCGACGTGATCTGCCGGGGGTGGCCGGGACCTCCGCACTGTCGGGCCATCTGAAGTACGGCGAGATCCATCCCCGCACGCTCCTGGCCGACCTGGCCGGGCACCCGTCCGCCGGTGCAGAGATGTTCCGCAGCGAGCTCTGCTGGCGCGAGTTCTACGCCGATGTGCTCTGGCACCACCCGGACTCGGCCCGCAGCTACCTACGACCCGCCTATGCCCGCATGCAGTACGACGACCCCGACGACCCGGCCGCCGGCGAGACGGCCCAGCGACTCCAGGCGTGGTCCACGGGCCGCACCGGGTTCCCGTTCGTGGACGCCGGGATGCGCCAACTGCTCGCCGAGGGCTGGATGCACAATCGGGTGCGGATGGTGGTGGCCAGCTTCCTGGTCAAGCACCTGCACATCGAATGGCAGCACGGCGCACGGCATTTCATGCGTCACCTGCGCGACGGCGACCTGGCCAGCAACAGCCACGGGTGGCAGTGGACCGCGGGATCGGGCACCGACGCCGCGCCCTACTTCCGCATCTTCAACCCGGTCACCCAGGGCCTGCGGTTCGACCCGGACGGCACGTACGTCCGCCGGTACGTGCCCGAGCTGGCCCACCTGGACGGCGCCCGGGCGCACGAGCCGTGGCGGTACCCCGAAGGCCACACCCAGGGCTATCCCCCGCGACTGATAGACCTGGCCGACGAACGCGCCGAGGCGCTGGCCCGGCTGGCTGCCCTGAAGGAGTCCCGATGA
- a CDS encoding oxidoreductase, producing MSALNLARLMRRVGRIAEPTPAALAEPVGPAELRGSVQIRHVDAGSCNGCEIEVGAAFGPVYDAERYGARLVASPRHADAVLVTGVVTRNMAEPLARTVEATPTPRVVLAVGDCAVDCGLFARAHGVVGAVDAVVDVDLTVRGCPPEPSEIVAALRRVTGR from the coding sequence ATGAGCGCCCTCAACCTCGCCCGCCTGATGCGTCGCGTCGGCCGGATCGCCGAGCCCACGCCGGCCGCCCTGGCCGAACCGGTGGGACCGGCGGAACTGCGGGGCAGTGTGCAGATCCGGCACGTCGATGCCGGCTCCTGCAACGGCTGCGAGATCGAGGTCGGGGCGGCCTTCGGCCCGGTCTACGACGCCGAGCGCTACGGCGCGCGGTTGGTCGCCTCGCCTCGGCACGCCGACGCCGTCCTGGTGACCGGCGTGGTGACCCGCAACATGGCCGAGCCGTTGGCCCGCACGGTCGAGGCCACGCCGACCCCGCGGGTGGTGCTGGCGGTCGGTGACTGCGCCGTCGACTGTGGCCTGTTCGCCCGGGCCCATGGCGTGGTCGGCGCGGTCGACGCCGTGGTCGATGTCGACCTGACGGTGCGCGGCTGCCCACCCGAACCGAGCGAGATCGTGGCCGCGTTGCGCCGGGTGACAGGGCGATGA
- a CDS encoding metal-dependent transcriptional regulator has product MSDLIDTTEMYLRTIFELEEEGVVPLRARIAERIGHSGPTVSQTVARMERDGLLHVSGDRHLELTDDGRLKATRVMRKHRLAERLLLDVIGLDWELVHDEACRWEHVMSEQVERKLLGLLAGPYESPYGNPIPGLDELGGEVSAVTAPVRPLSEAIADAPAASGGTAAFPLLVRRLGEPLQGDHDLLAALFEVGCRPGRRVAAERSGSSIRVRTASGELDLTLTVAQYVFVETTG; this is encoded by the coding sequence GTGAGCGATCTGATCGACACCACGGAGATGTACCTGCGCACCATCTTCGAGTTGGAGGAAGAGGGTGTCGTACCCCTGCGCGCGCGGATCGCCGAGCGCATCGGGCATTCCGGTCCCACGGTGTCGCAGACGGTGGCCCGCATGGAACGCGATGGCCTGCTGCACGTATCGGGTGACCGGCATCTGGAACTCACCGATGACGGACGCCTCAAGGCGACGCGGGTGATGCGCAAGCATCGGCTGGCCGAGCGCCTGCTGCTCGATGTGATCGGCCTCGACTGGGAACTCGTGCACGACGAGGCCTGCCGCTGGGAGCACGTGATGAGCGAGCAGGTCGAGCGCAAGCTGCTCGGGTTGCTCGCCGGGCCCTACGAGTCGCCCTACGGCAACCCCATTCCCGGTCTGGACGAGTTGGGCGGTGAGGTCTCGGCGGTGACGGCGCCGGTGCGACCGCTCTCGGAGGCGATCGCGGATGCCCCGGCGGCGAGCGGTGGTACCGCGGCGTTTCCGCTGCTGGTGCGCCGGTTGGGCGAGCCGTTGCAGGGCGATCACGACCTGCTGGCGGCGCTCTTCGAGGTCGGGTGCCGACCCGGTCGGCGTGTCGCCGCGGAGCGCTCCGGATCATCGATCCGTGTTCGAACCGCCAGTGGTGAGCTCGATCTGACCCTCACCGTTGCACAGTACGTGTTCGTCGAGACGACCGGCTGA
- the pdxH gene encoding pyridoxamine 5'-phosphate oxidase has product MTPGEPDGTIDYAAQRVDYREPQLLETDLLPTPLDQFEAWFAQAQTFGVVEPNAMVLATAGLGEAGPVTRTVLLKQADPRGFVFYTNYGSRKAADLEATGRGAITFPWHPMGRQVNVIGMAERVAVEESRAYFVSRPWSSRIGAWASRQSAETSGRHELEARWAEHSARWPDHGTPDDVPMPEHWGGYLIRPTEIEFWQGRPSRLHDRLAYLPVTPSALPALDDAAAWRVLRRQP; this is encoded by the coding sequence ATGACTCCCGGCGAACCGGACGGAACGATCGACTACGCCGCGCAGCGGGTCGACTATCGAGAACCGCAGCTGCTCGAGACAGATCTCCTGCCCACGCCGCTCGACCAGTTCGAGGCGTGGTTCGCCCAGGCCCAGACGTTCGGTGTGGTCGAACCCAATGCCATGGTGCTGGCGACGGCGGGGCTCGGCGAGGCGGGGCCGGTGACACGCACCGTGTTGCTCAAGCAGGCCGACCCGCGCGGCTTCGTGTTCTACACCAACTACGGCTCGCGCAAGGCCGCCGATCTGGAGGCCACCGGCCGGGGGGCGATCACCTTCCCGTGGCACCCGATGGGCCGGCAGGTGAACGTGATCGGTATGGCCGAACGGGTGGCCGTCGAGGAGTCGCGCGCCTACTTCGTCAGCCGGCCCTGGTCCTCGCGCATCGGGGCCTGGGCGAGCCGGCAGTCGGCGGAGACGTCGGGGCGGCACGAGCTCGAGGCGCGGTGGGCCGAGCACTCGGCTCGGTGGCCCGATCACGGCACCCCGGACGACGTGCCGATGCCGGAGCACTGGGGTGGCTACCTGATCCGGCCGACCGAGATCGAGTTCTGGCAGGGGCGACCATCCCGGTTGCACGACCGGTTGGCCTACCTGCCCGTCACCCCGAGTGCGTTGCCGGCCCTGGACGACGCCGCCGCCTGGCGCGTCCTCCGGCGCCAACCCTGA